Proteins from a single region of Acanthochromis polyacanthus isolate Apoly-LR-REF ecotype Palm Island chromosome 11, KAUST_Apoly_ChrSc, whole genome shotgun sequence:
- the nkain1 gene encoding sodium/potassium-transporting ATPase subunit beta-1-interacting protein 1, which yields MGKCDGRCTLLVICSLQLVAALQRQVFDFLGYQWAPILANFLHIMAVILGMFGTVQFRFRYLIFYAVWLVLWVGWNSFIICFYLEVGNLSQDRDFLMTFNTSLHRSWWMEHGPGCLVTPVLDSHMAPDDHHVITVSGCLLDYQYIEVLSSAIQVLLALFGFVYACYVSKVFQDDEDSFDFIGGFDSYGYQPPQKSSHLQLQPLYTAG from the exons ATGGGGAAGTGCGACGGAAGATGCACGCTGCTGGTGATATGTTCACTGCAGTTG GTGGCAGCCCTCCAGAGGCAGGTGTTTGATTTTCTGGGCTACCAGTGGGCCCCTATTCTGGCCAACTTCCTGCACATCATGGCCGTCATCCTGGGCATGTTCGGCACCGTGCAGTTTCGCTTCAGATACCTCATCTTT TATGCAGTTTGGCTGGTTCTCTGGGTGGGTTGGAACTCCTTCATCATCTGTTTCTACCTGGAGGTTGGAAACCTGTCTCAA GACAGAGACTTTCTCATGACTTTCAACACATCCCTTCATCGTTCGTGGTGGATGGAGCACGGTCCCGGTTGCCTGGTAACGCCAGTGCTGGACTCCCACATGGCCCCTGACGACCACCATGTCATCACCGTATCTGGGTGTCTCCTTGACTACCAGTACATTGAGGTGTTGAGTTCAGCCATTCAGGTCCTTTTGGCT CTCTTTGGCTTCGTATACGCCTGCTACGTAAGCAAAGTCTTCCAGGACGACGAGGACAGCT TTGACTTCATTGGTGGGTTCGACTCTTATGGCTACCAGCCTCCTCAGAAGTCCTCTCATCTGCAACTGCAGCCTCTTTACAC GGCTGGTTAA